One window of Quercus robur chromosome 12, dhQueRobu3.1, whole genome shotgun sequence genomic DNA carries:
- the LOC126710552 gene encoding uncharacterized protein LOC126710552 isoform X1, translating to MVGPRLQDDYSDYKHLATIVQRSFKTEQHDIPTELKLFLTYISKTEPSQYASKLYTHTHINIYCKISHLSFFLFLSRLLNIENHPIFLSPLQRLSYRVIAHTFLYFGKSKRSFALALNKNLGKCEWKLNVRTTGTFVMVLDRYNHLGNLSEKQRKIVEYKESAISFMRFCRNVVAHLKDDNVKRDPGRRKKLTVKEVEEELNGYWPEFMPILHEILLEHGHLMVAHDAVLK from the exons ATGGTCGGGCCAAGATTACAGGATGATTATTCAGATTATAAGCACTTGGCGACCATTGTTCAAAGATCCTTCAAAACCGAGCAACATGACATTCCAACAGAACTTAAGTTGTTTCTTACCTACATCTCAAAGACAGAACCCAGCCAGTATGCAAGTAAACTttacacacacacgcacattaatatttattgtaaaatatctCACTTAAGCTTCTTTTTATTCTTGTCCAGGTTGCTCAATATTGAAAATCATCCAATTTTTCTATCCCCTTTACAAAGATTGAGCTACAGGGTGATTGCTCATACTTTCTTGTATTTTGGAAAGTCGAAAAGGTCCTTTGCGTTGGCACTAAATAAAAACCTTGGTAAATGTGAATGGAAGCTCAATGTCAGAACTACTGGTACATTTGTTATGGTGCTTGATCGTTATAATCACCTGGGAAATTTGTcagaaaaacaaaggaaaatcgTTGAATATAAAGAGTCTGCCATATCTTTTATGAGGTTTTGCAGAAATGTTGTGGCGCACCTTAAGGACGATAATGTTAAACGAGAT CCAGGGCGGCGTAAGAAATTGACTGTGAAAGAAGTCGAGGAAGAGCTTAATGGATACTGGCCTGAGTTCATGCCCATTTTGCATGAAATCCTTCTTGAACATGGCCACCTTATGGTTGCACACGATGC GGTTCTCAAGTGA
- the LOC126710552 gene encoding uncharacterized protein LOC126710552 isoform X2: MVGPRLQDDYSDYKHLATIVQRSFKTEQHDIPTELKLFLTYISKTEPSQLLNIENHPIFLSPLQRLSYRVIAHTFLYFGKSKRSFALALNKNLGKCEWKLNVRTTGTFVMVLDRYNHLGNLSEKQRKIVEYKESAISFMRFCRNVVAHLKDDNVKRDPGRRKKLTVKEVEEELNGYWPEFMPILHEILLEHGHLMVAHDAVLK; the protein is encoded by the exons ATGGTCGGGCCAAGATTACAGGATGATTATTCAGATTATAAGCACTTGGCGACCATTGTTCAAAGATCCTTCAAAACCGAGCAACATGACATTCCAACAGAACTTAAGTTGTTTCTTACCTACATCTCAAAGACAGAACCCAGCCA GTTGCTCAATATTGAAAATCATCCAATTTTTCTATCCCCTTTACAAAGATTGAGCTACAGGGTGATTGCTCATACTTTCTTGTATTTTGGAAAGTCGAAAAGGTCCTTTGCGTTGGCACTAAATAAAAACCTTGGTAAATGTGAATGGAAGCTCAATGTCAGAACTACTGGTACATTTGTTATGGTGCTTGATCGTTATAATCACCTGGGAAATTTGTcagaaaaacaaaggaaaatcgTTGAATATAAAGAGTCTGCCATATCTTTTATGAGGTTTTGCAGAAATGTTGTGGCGCACCTTAAGGACGATAATGTTAAACGAGAT CCAGGGCGGCGTAAGAAATTGACTGTGAAAGAAGTCGAGGAAGAGCTTAATGGATACTGGCCTGAGTTCATGCCCATTTTGCATGAAATCCTTCTTGAACATGGCCACCTTATGGTTGCACACGATGC GGTTCTCAAGTGA